A single window of Penaeus vannamei isolate JL-2024 chromosome 24, ASM4276789v1, whole genome shotgun sequence DNA harbors:
- the LOC113817211 gene encoding enhancer of split mbeta protein, translating to MASTYEVNIEDVEPMSRTYQYRKVMKPMLERKRRARINKCLDELKDLMVGALQSEGETITKLEKADVLELTVRHLRKLKQHHALAIPAHNQAHDKFRAGFTHCANEVSRFVTSVPGVDIHVSTRLLSHLGGCITQLDKISAVPPPATPAAQSPITPSSTSPASNMVPITVTVPRVYTPPASPDSKPSPTSLPALVSPQPTSVSPKPITKQAPSPIRVGAPAGSPMWRPW from the coding sequence GCACCTACCAGTACCGCAAGGTGATGAAGCCCATGCTGGAGCGCAAGCGGCGGGCTCGCATCAACAAGTGCCTGGACGAACTCAAGGACCTGATGGTGGGCGCCCTGCAGTCCGAGGGCGAGACCATCACCAAGCTGGAGAAGGCCGACGTGCTGGAGCTGACCGTGCGCCACCTGAGGAAGCTCAAGCAGCACCACGCCCTCGCCATCCCCGCCCACAACCAAGCCCACGACAAGTTCCGTGCTGGATTTACTCACTGTGCCAACGAAGTGTCCCGGTTCGTGACCTCCGTGCCCGGCGTCGACATCCACGTCTCCACCAGGCTGCTCTCGCACCTCGGAGGCTGCATCACCCAGCTGGACAAGATCTCCGCCGTGCCCCCGCCCGCCACGCCCGCAGCGCAGTcgcccatcaccccttcctccacctcccccgcctCCAACATGGTGCCCATCACAGTGACAGTGCCTAGAGTCTACACCCCGCCCGCGAGCCCCGACTCCAAGCCCAGCCCCACCAGCCTGCCCGCCCTGGTGTCGCCGCAGCCCACCAGCGTCAGCCCCAAGCCCATCACCAAGCAGGCGCCCTCCCCCATCCGAGTGGGCGCCCCCGCAGGCAGCCCCATGTGGCGCCCTTGGTAA